The following nucleotide sequence is from Deltaproteobacteria bacterium.
TCTCTGGAGCCGATCAAAGATAAACTTCATGCGGGCTTTCAGAGCGACCAGCTCGAGGTCGATCATGCGTGGATCAGGCGTTTCTACAGGCAGCTCCTGGGAGCGGAGGTCGAGTTGATCGTCGAGTTGGGCTCCAATGTTATGAAAGGGCGTGATCTGATCCACATGGGCGTGGGAGATGTCCTGCAACTGGCTCAAGGCAGTGGGGATGAGATCATAGTGAGAGTGGAGGGGATTCCGAAATTCAAAGGACATCCCGGAGTGGTAAAGGGGAACATGGCGGTCCAGATTACGCATGCTCTCAGGGAGGAGAGAGATGAGTGATTCGGAAGGGGTGCGAGACGCAACGTTCCAGAGTCTTCAGGACACGGCCGGCGGGCAGGGGTCGGAACTGGATCCAAGCCTGAATTTCATTCTGGACATACCTCTTAAGGTTACGGTGGAGCTGGGGCGAACCAAGATGCTGATCGACGACCTCCTCAAGCTCACCAAAGGCTCCGTTGTCGAGCTTTCCAAACTGGCTGGTGAACC
It contains:
- the fliN gene encoding flagellar motor switch protein FliN, with the translated sequence MSDSEGVRDATFQSLQDTAGGQGSELDPSLNFILDIPLKVTVELGRTKMLIDDLLKLTKGSVVELSKLAGEPMEVRINDRLVARGEVVVVNEKFGVRLTDIISSSERNEMPK